The following proteins are co-located in the Deinococcus metallilatus genome:
- a CDS encoding P1 family peptidase yields the protein MSSDHAPARQRLRDLGIVPGILPSGPHNAITDVPDVRVGHETVIIDPNIRTGVTAILPHPGNLFEERVPAGVAVGNGFGKFVGLTQVQELGELETPVLLTNTLSVAPVMQGLLEWTLVRNPQARSVNAVVGETNDGVVNDIRARVLTPEHALRALDAAREGPVPEGCVGAGTGTVAFGWKGGMGTSSRVLPPTLGGYTVGVLAQVNFGGVLQVSGLPVGQLAGQYYLREALDRGDADGSVVFIIATDAPLSDRNLRRLAVRSFLGLGRTGSAMTNGSGDYALAFSTALPVRRTPERRSATWTPLDLPNDLVSPLFQAVIEGAEEAVLNALCMAEPMETYDGRRIEALPLDLLVDAWAAASRDEPPGRRAGPRPGV from the coding sequence ATGTCCAGCGACCATGCTCCCGCCAGGCAACGGTTACGTGACCTGGGCATCGTGCCCGGTATCCTTCCGAGTGGTCCGCACAATGCCATCACCGACGTTCCTGATGTCCGGGTCGGCCATGAAACGGTCATCATCGACCCCAACATCAGGACGGGTGTGACGGCCATCCTGCCCCACCCCGGGAACCTGTTCGAGGAAAGGGTACCGGCCGGGGTCGCCGTCGGGAACGGCTTCGGGAAGTTCGTCGGGTTGACGCAGGTTCAGGAACTGGGGGAGCTCGAAACGCCGGTTCTTCTGACGAACACCTTGAGTGTCGCGCCCGTGATGCAGGGTTTGCTGGAGTGGACACTGGTCCGCAACCCGCAGGCGCGGAGCGTGAACGCTGTGGTGGGCGAAACGAACGATGGGGTCGTCAACGATATCCGGGCGCGCGTCCTGACCCCCGAGCATGCTCTCCGGGCACTCGACGCCGCACGGGAAGGTCCCGTCCCGGAAGGCTGCGTCGGAGCGGGAACGGGAACGGTCGCGTTCGGCTGGAAGGGCGGCATGGGCACCAGTTCGCGCGTGCTGCCCCCCACGCTGGGAGGCTACACGGTCGGCGTGCTGGCGCAGGTGAACTTCGGGGGCGTTTTGCAGGTTTCCGGTCTTCCGGTCGGACAGTTGGCGGGGCAGTACTACCTGCGTGAAGCCCTGGACCGGGGTGATGCGGACGGCTCGGTGGTGTTCATCATCGCGACGGACGCACCCCTCTCGGACCGCAACCTGCGCCGCCTGGCCGTGCGGTCCTTCCTGGGGCTGGGCCGCACGGGCTCCGCCATGACCAACGGCAGCGGGGATTACGCCCTGGCTTTCTCCACGGCCCTCCCGGTGCGGCGCACGCCCGAGCGGCGTTCTGCCACCTGGACGCCACTGGACCTTCCCAACGACCTGGTTTCGCCGCTGTTCCAGGCGGTGATCGAGGGGGCGGAGGAAGCCGTCCTGAACGCCCTGTGCATGGCCGAACCTATGGAAACCTATGATGGCCGCCGCATCGAGGCGCTGCCGCTCGACCTGCTCGTTGACGCCTGGGCGGCCGCCTCGAGGGACGAGCCGCCCGGGCGCAGGGCAGGGCCACGCCCTGGAGTCTAA
- a CDS encoding class I SAM-dependent methyltransferase, translating into MHPPETGSVFAGSIPQFYAQYLVPLIFEPYAVDLASRVTRRQPASILEIAAGTGVVTRQLAHTLPPEVSIVATDLSQPMLDQAAAAGTVRPVEWCQADAQQLPFLDEAFDVVVCQFGVMFFPDKVRAFAEARRVLRPHGQFIFSVWDRIEENELTDTILQAVRHLLPDDHPPFMTRIPHGYCDPAVIAQDLGRAGFT; encoded by the coding sequence ATGCATCCTCCCGAAACCGGCTCCGTCTTCGCAGGCTCCATTCCGCAGTTTTATGCGCAGTACCTGGTCCCGCTCATCTTCGAACCCTACGCCGTTGATCTGGCCTCCCGTGTCACACGGCGACAGCCAGCCAGCATCCTGGAAATCGCCGCGGGGACGGGGGTCGTGACCCGCCAACTCGCTCACACCCTGCCCCCTGAAGTCTCAATCGTCGCCACCGATCTCAGCCAGCCCATGCTCGATCAGGCCGCCGCGGCCGGGACCGTCCGTCCCGTGGAGTGGTGCCAGGCGGACGCCCAGCAGCTCCCGTTTCTCGACGAGGCGTTCGATGTGGTCGTTTGCCAATTCGGGGTCATGTTCTTCCCGGATAAGGTCAGGGCCTTTGCGGAGGCCAGGCGCGTTCTTCGTCCGCACGGCCAGTTCATCTTCAGTGTGTGGGACCGAATCGAAGAGAACGAGTTGACCGACACCATCCTCCAGGCGGTCAGGCACCTCCTCCCGGACGATCACCCGCCCTTCATGACCCGTATTCCGCATGGGTATTGCGATCCTGCGGTCATCGCTCAGGATCTTGGCCGCGCGGGGTTCACTTAG
- a CDS encoding DEAD/DEAH box helicase: MTPKSDRTTPQPPQSPASPASRRRGGRDQHSAGNPLPGPQASTEQDWHALLGGRTPTPVQAAAVPALLAGRDVITTARTGSGKTLAFLIPAAARGIGVRAVSGMRPEVLIVTPTRELAVQVRDVARELGMTAGRITGGITPAQTRREASGKGVIVGTPGRLKDLINQGELNLAALRYAVLDEADELLSLGFLRDVGDILRAAQQQVQAAPGDRKLQLAMASATFPAEIRAVAERFMRHPERIDVAPAQQADTPQQQDILGGATDATHLLINTGREELMDVAAEQIREALRNPGGCVVVFCRTKSSVQRRAKQLAALLPEETVSPLEGNMDQKKRERTMGLLREGVSRVLVATDIAGRGIDLPEVRLVIHMDIAATPEDHVHRSGRTARAGRKGVNLVLLVPEQRALWQTVRRRLPEAIRPAPTPEEGRIDPAIQQKQGQGRTQPGRSPGQPGNQTATQKGTLKEQGGRPRESRKGKVGVAPTPAGTGAGRVGPQRARRRR, translated from the coding sequence ATGACTCCAAAATCTGACCGCACCACGCCGCAACCTCCCCAGTCCCCAGCCAGCCCTGCCTCCAGACGCCGGGGAGGCCGGGATCAGCATTCCGCGGGCAACCCACTGCCTGGCCCGCAGGCGTCCACCGAACAGGACTGGCACGCGCTGCTGGGGGGGCGCACACCGACGCCCGTACAGGCCGCTGCTGTCCCGGCGCTCCTGGCCGGGCGGGACGTCATCACCACGGCACGGACAGGGAGCGGCAAGACCCTGGCCTTCCTGATCCCGGCGGCTGCGCGCGGTATTGGCGTCCGGGCGGTGTCCGGCATGCGCCCGGAGGTGCTGATCGTGACGCCCACGCGCGAACTCGCAGTGCAGGTGCGCGACGTGGCCCGCGAGCTGGGCATGACCGCCGGACGCATCACGGGCGGCATCACCCCGGCGCAGACCCGCCGCGAGGCCAGCGGCAAGGGCGTCATCGTGGGCACGCCCGGGCGCCTCAAAGACCTGATCAACCAGGGGGAGCTGAATCTCGCCGCCCTGCGTTACGCGGTGCTGGACGAGGCCGACGAGCTGCTGTCCCTGGGGTTCCTGAGGGACGTGGGGGACATTCTCCGCGCCGCGCAGCAGCAGGTGCAGGCGGCGCCCGGTGACCGGAAGCTGCAACTGGCGATGGCCTCAGCCACCTTCCCCGCCGAGATTCGCGCGGTCGCCGAACGCTTCATGCGGCACCCGGAACGCATTGACGTCGCTCCCGCCCAGCAGGCGGACACCCCGCAGCAGCAGGACATCCTGGGCGGGGCCACGGACGCGACGCACCTGCTTATCAATACGGGCCGCGAGGAACTCATGGACGTGGCGGCGGAGCAGATCAGGGAGGCGCTGCGGAACCCCGGGGGCTGCGTGGTGGTCTTCTGCCGCACCAAGTCGTCGGTGCAGCGGCGGGCCAAGCAGCTCGCGGCGCTGCTGCCCGAAGAAACCGTCAGCCCCCTGGAAGGCAACATGGACCAGAAGAAGCGCGAGCGGACCATGGGCCTGCTGCGCGAGGGGGTCTCCCGGGTGCTGGTGGCCACCGACATCGCCGGGCGTGGGATCGACCTGCCGGAAGTGCGGCTGGTCATCCACATGGATATCGCGGCCACCCCGGAAGACCACGTCCACCGCTCGGGCCGCACCGCCCGCGCGGGGCGAAAGGGGGTCAACCTCGTGCTGCTCGTCCCCGAACAGCGTGCCTTGTGGCAGACGGTGCGCCGGAGGCTACCGGAGGCGATCCGGCCCGCCCCGACCCCCGAGGAGGGCCGGATCGACCCGGCCATCCAGCAAAAGCAGGGCCAGGGGCGAACCCAGCCGGGGCGTTCGCCGGGGCAGCCCGGCAATCAGACCGCAACCCAGAAAGGCACCTTGAAGGAGCAGGGTGGGCGGCCCCGCGAAAGCCGGAAGGGGAAGGTGGGCGTGGCTCCGACGCCAGCGGGCACCGGGGCAGGCCGCGTTGGCCCCCAACGTGCCCGCAGGCGGCGGTGA
- a CDS encoding alpha/beta fold hydrolase, whose amino-acid sequence MSLTYHTPGLVMTDREFEVPLDHARPDGPTITVFAREVARPEGLERPYLVFFQGGPGSEAPRPLTAQQPAWLPRALQDFRVLLLDQRGTGRSTPVGTLPGWTPEAQAAYLKCFRADAIVRDAEFIRQALGVERWSVLGQSFGGFCVTTYLSIAPEGLAEALITGGLPALGHHPDEVYRATYARVLERNRRFYARYPQDLDRVRALVGRLEQEDVRLPNGDRLTPRRFRQLGQILGMSDGLEKLHFLLDLPFGSPAFLHDVAGTLSFARNPLYAVLHEACWADGSTTNWSAQRVRKSSARRSCSPERWCFPGCSRSTPPCARCVTRRNSWPPNRGARCTTRCACGRTPSLSRPPCTPRTCTSSGPSRRRRPV is encoded by the coding sequence GTGTCCCTGACTTACCACACGCCTGGCCTGGTGATGACCGACCGGGAATTCGAAGTTCCGCTTGACCATGCCCGCCCGGACGGGCCGACCATCACGGTGTTCGCCCGTGAGGTCGCCCGGCCCGAGGGGCTGGAGCGGCCCTACCTGGTGTTCTTTCAGGGGGGACCCGGCTCGGAAGCGCCGCGGCCCCTCACCGCGCAGCAGCCCGCGTGGCTGCCGCGTGCCCTACAGGACTTCCGGGTCCTGCTGCTGGATCAGCGCGGCACCGGTCGGTCCACGCCGGTCGGGACCCTCCCGGGCTGGACGCCTGAGGCACAGGCTGCCTACCTGAAGTGCTTCCGGGCCGACGCCATCGTGCGCGACGCGGAGTTTATCCGTCAGGCCTTGGGCGTGGAACGGTGGAGTGTGCTGGGGCAGAGTTTCGGTGGGTTCTGCGTGACGACCTACCTGTCCATCGCCCCGGAGGGCCTGGCGGAAGCACTGATCACGGGCGGCCTGCCCGCCCTCGGGCATCACCCGGATGAGGTGTACCGCGCCACCTACGCCCGGGTGCTGGAACGCAACCGCCGGTTCTATGCGCGGTACCCTCAGGACCTGGACCGGGTGCGGGCACTGGTGGGCCGACTGGAGCAGGAGGACGTGCGCCTGCCGAACGGGGACCGACTGACCCCCCGCCGTTTCCGGCAACTGGGGCAGATTCTCGGTATGAGCGACGGGCTGGAGAAACTGCATTTTCTGCTGGACCTGCCGTTCGGCTCCCCGGCGTTCCTGCACGACGTGGCGGGCACGCTGTCCTTCGCCCGCAACCCGCTTTATGCCGTGCTGCATGAGGCCTGCTGGGCGGACGGCAGCACGACGAACTGGTCGGCGCAACGGGTGCGGAAGAGTTCGGCGCGCCGGAGCTGTTCACCGGAGAGATGGTGTTTCCCTGGATGTTCGAGGAGTACGCCGCCCTGCGCCCGCTGCGTGACGCGGCGGAACTCCTGGCCGCCGAACCGTGGGGCCCGCTGTACGACGCGATGCGCCTGCGGGAGAACACCGTCCCTGTCGCGGCCGCCGTGTACGCCGAGGACATGTACGTCGAGCGGGCCTTCTCGGAGGAGACGGCCGGTCTGA
- a CDS encoding GGDEF domain-containing protein, translating into MRDSFLPLPEVLPPAHGWRGRGVFRREPGRRDVYQLVLPLVLLGTLLPLALPGLGMPAAFAATSPLLAGLLGLVLALSLVQRVPLRVLDLLLLVGGWIFMLGQLALLLFAPGVGGGTRAAAGIVPWFPLFLLMHSWLLGEQWGRVLGRAALGATLLLTAAFAVGPLPARGAEGSALLNSMLQLLLAGGAALLCQQVATRRATSQARQGAWASIPDQERDALTGLPARRALERVLNRHLTRHAPGLTVAVLTVDGLEQVEEERGIAFAQALRAHVARTLSAAIREGDVVGCLGDHTLAVLMRVPDGRFARTTCERLRLRVASRPLDGVLPTVSVGVVVWAGHPDGRALLADAQQALSSARASGGNRVHLSPVPAA; encoded by the coding sequence ATGCGAGATTCCTTCCTGCCGCTCCCCGAGGTCCTGCCCCCAGCCCACGGCTGGCGCGGACGCGGGGTGTTCCGGCGGGAACCTGGCCGCCGGGACGTCTATCAACTGGTCCTGCCCCTCGTGCTGCTGGGGACGCTGCTGCCGCTGGCCCTGCCCGGACTGGGGATGCCCGCCGCCTTCGCGGCCACGTCGCCCCTGCTGGCGGGCCTGCTGGGCCTGGTGCTGGCGCTGTCGCTGGTGCAGCGCGTCCCGCTGCGGGTGCTGGACCTGCTCCTGCTGGTGGGGGGCTGGATCTTCATGCTGGGGCAGCTCGCGCTCCTGCTGTTCGCGCCGGGGGTGGGGGGCGGGACCCGGGCGGCGGCGGGGATCGTTCCCTGGTTCCCGCTGTTCCTGCTGATGCACAGTTGGCTGCTGGGTGAGCAGTGGGGCCGGGTCCTGGGCCGCGCGGCCCTGGGCGCCACGCTGCTGCTGACCGCCGCCTTTGCCGTGGGGCCGCTGCCCGCGCGCGGGGCCGAGGGAAGCGCGCTGCTCAACAGCATGCTGCAACTGCTGCTGGCGGGGGGAGCCGCGCTGCTGTGTCAGCAGGTGGCGACGCGCCGGGCCACGTCACAGGCACGTCAGGGCGCCTGGGCCAGCATCCCCGACCAGGAACGCGACGCCCTGACCGGGTTGCCTGCCCGCCGGGCACTGGAACGGGTCCTCAACCGTCATCTGACGCGGCACGCCCCGGGCCTGACGGTCGCCGTGCTGACGGTGGACGGTCTGGAGCAGGTGGAAGAGGAACGGGGGATCGCCTTTGCCCAGGCCCTGCGTGCCCACGTGGCCCGCACCCTCAGTGCCGCCATCCGCGAGGGGGACGTGGTCGGATGCCTGGGGGACCACACCCTCGCGGTGCTGATGCGTGTGCCCGACGGCCGGTTTGCCCGCACCACCTGCGAGCGGCTGCGGCTGCGCGTCGCCTCCCGGCCCCTGGACGGCGTCCTGCCCACCGTGAGCGTGGGCGTGGTCGTCTGGGCCGGACATCCGGACGGCCGCGCCCTGCTCGCGGACGCGCAGCAGGCCCTCAGCAGCGCCCGGGCGAGCGGCGGCAACCGGGTCCACCTCTCCCCCGTCCCGGCGGCCTGA